The Pseudanabaena sp. ABRG5-3 genome includes the window TAATATTGGCTACAAAGATACAACCCCATGATTACGAAGTAAAATTTTACTTCCAAACCAAATGACAATAGAATCTCAAAAAAATATTGTATTGATCGACGATGATGAACATATTTGCGAAGTTGTGCAGTTTTGTGTAGAAATATTCAGCAAATGGAAAGTGATAACTGCTAGAACGGGGCAAGAGGGATTAGCCGCGATCGCATTAGTCAGACCTGACGCGATTTTATTGGATATACAAATGCCAGAAATGGATGGTTTTGCTGTTCTCGAAGAACTACAGGCTAATCCTCATCTTTTTAATATCCCTGTGGTGTTATTGACTGCTCTAGTCGAACTAACCGAACCCCAAAATATTGATCGTTTAAGAGTCCGAGGAGCGATCTCTAAACCTTGTCATCCCACCCAAATTTCTTCTCAAATTTCTCAGATTCTCGGTTGGTAAAATAGCGATCGCTTGATACTCACCTTCTTACTCCCTTCCCAGCCAAGAAATAGCGGTGCAGGGCAAATCCCTGCACCGCTATTTCTTGGTTTTATATGTCTATGTCTCTAGAGGTAAAACAAAAAAGAGGATGTGCAAAGCACATCCTCTTTTTTATTGAGTAATTAACTAAACTGCTTTATTCGCAGTATCGACTTCAGCGAAAGTTTTGTAGCATTTCTCAGAGTCGTAGATATGACAGCGATCGCCAATATCCTTCATCAACTCCCATGAGAACTTAGTCTTATACATATACTGTCCCCAATTTTCATCTAGAGACTTGTGTGCTAAGCGTAAGTTGTAGGAAGGAATGCCAGTAGAAACATGGTGAGGAACGTGAACATTAATGTCGTGACATAGCCATTCCACCCAAGCTGGATAGTCGCAATGTACAGTTCCAGTTAGCTGATCAGTTGCAGCGTGCCATTTGTCTGGACTCTTAAACTGAATATCTGGCATCGTGTGGTGAACAAGGGTGAAGGTACTCATCCAGAAGTGATAAACCAACCAAGGCATCAAAAAGAAATTGATAAATCCTAAGAAACCTGTGGTGTAAATCAAAGCAGGAATAGCGATCGCACCAAACACGATCACTAAGCGGTAGGAGAACTTCACTTGTTCTTGTTGACGCTCAGGATAGAGACTGGCATCGAAGTGCAAATTTGCCCAATGTAAAATCGATCCCAACCACCAAAAATTGGTGCGAATCATGCGATAAACATTAGAAATTAAACCTTTGCCTTCTTCGTACTGTTCGACAGTGAAGGGATACCAAGCATTATCTTCACCCATTTTATTGGTATGCAGGTGATGGTGATCATGCTTGAAACGCCAACCGTGAAACGGGTATAGCAGTGGCAAAAAGGCAATATGCCCAACGAGGTCATTCACCCAGCTTTTGTTAGAAAAAGAGCGATGTCCACAATCATGACCAATTACGAACCAGCCTGTCAGTGCAGTACCAGTAAAAATCCAAGCGAAAGGTAACAGATACCAAGGAGAAAAGGCGATGCTGGCATAACCAAGCGCGGCGGCTGTTACGGAAAACAATACACCTAACCAAGCTCTGAGAGGCTTTTTCTCAAAGTATTCGGATGGGATAGTTTTAATGATGTCGCGGAGGGTGGTCTCAGGCGTAAGAGTGTGTGAGGAGTTTTGTATGGCAACCACTACTGAGCACTCCCTGCGGTGGTCAATCTTTGACGGCTCAAGCTTTGTAGTTGCTGAAAAAGAACATCGATGTCGGATTGCAATTCCGCTAGTTCAGCTTGAACTTCTTCGGAATATAACTTTTTGGCGGTTACGTTCAATGTAGAAATCTCTTTTGTTGGGGCTTCAGTTTGTTTGCTCATACTTTCCTTTAAAACGTTTTTAAAACGTTGCGATCACACCACAAAAATATTTATGACTCAGATTCTAGCCTATGTTATGTGTATTTTTGTATACCCATAAACATATCTAATGAGTAATTATACGGATATGGATAATTTCCTCTGTCACTTGCGCCACACTTATACCTAGAGATAAGTTGTAGCTAAAACAGACAGGTTTCAGAAAACTATTGTTCCTCTAGTTATTTAGGTGGTTGCAAACTATGATAAGCCTTAGTATTTAGTGCCAAGAGGTGTATCAGCAAACAGAATGGGGGCGATCGCAGCGGCTGATCCCAAGCGATCATCAAGATATTCTTCGAGACTGTAGTACTGATCCATGCGATCGCATAATCCTTCTGGGCTAAGGCTTTGGATATTGTGGCTAATGATATAGCTTTGGGCTGCCGAACCACGAAAGGCAGCAAAGGCTTCTTCGCAATAGGCTTGTTTGGAGTCATGGGAGGCTGAGATCCAATCAGAGCCGTGCATATTACCACTAAGAATCGGTTGACCATTGGCTGGAATCACGGGACGACGTTCTGCGGCGATCGCTGGATTCGATGTCATGCAGAAGATCGCCGTAAGAATTAAGCAGAAATTAATCAGGATACCTAAAATTTTGTTCATAATTCATTCAAAAGTTAATCAAAAATCAATCAAAAGGCTTTGCTAAAAAACAGATTTAATATTGATACAAGTCTTATTCATCAAGGATTTGCCAAGGTCTAGCGCTAGAATTTTCGATCATAATCTTGAAGAATTTGAAAATTTTTTGGAGTTAACTGATCCCAGCGCACAGGTCATTAAGGTTTGATAACAATTACTGATTAATCGCACTAACCATATCAAAATGGTAATTGCAATGCTATCGAATAGGTTGTGCAATCAAATTTCTAGGGATTTTTAAAATTTTTCTTAAAAGCTTAGTTATGATGATTTCATTAAACTGGTGTTGTATACGATACAGAAAAAATTCATTTCTTCAAAAGGATTTTGTGCTTAGATAAAGTCTTGTGCTTTTCCTCGGATAACTCTCCAAGAACATTAATTTATTACATTCCCAAGTCCGCCCAATGTCCGAACATTATCTAAATCATCCTACTTTTGGCTTGCTATCTCGCCTATGTAGGGTAGATGAGTTTCGTAGTTTATTTACTACACTCTATGCACAAAGGTTATTCTTCCTGATTACCAATAGTCCTGAAGGTATTCAATTTGAGCCTGTCTCGCGAGCAGATGCTAAGCTCATGGTTGAGAATCAGATGCGATCGCTACGTCGCCTTGGCTCTGATACAGATCAAAAAAATCTCCAACATATTTACAAACGCACTTTTTCCCAATGACCTCGCGTATTTCTCTCAAGGCTGCGGCAAAAATTAATCTTTACCTAGAGATTACGGGCAATCGACCTGATGGATATCACGATTTGGTGATGATCTTGCAGAGTATTGATCTATGTGATCGCGTCGATCTTCGGAAAATTGGTACAGATGAAATTCAAGTAACTTGTACTAATCCTGAAGTACCTTGCGATCGCAGTAACCTTGCATATAAAGCCGCCGCCTTGATGCAGAGTAACTTTCCAGAAATTGGAGGAGTCGAAATTGCGATCGACAAGCAAATTCCGATGGGAGCAGGTTTAGCTGGGGGATCAGCAAATGCGGCGGCAGTTTTAGTGGGGATCGATCGCCTGTGGAATTTGGGACTTACCCAGTCACAGATTTGTGATCTTGCGGCGCAGTTAGGTTCTGATATTCCCTTTTGTGTAGTCGGTGGTACGGCTTTGGCGACAGGTCGTGGGGAGATTTTGTCACCGTTGCCCGATCTCAAGGATTTAGTTCTAGTAATTTGCAAGCCACGCCATATTTCGATCTCCACCGTCTGGGCATATCAAACCTTCCGATCGCAGAGTTTGCTGACAAACAATCCCACTAAACATGAGGCTCTCTCTAGTCACATGGTTGCCGTGATCGCGGCGGCTGAAGAATCTACACCAGCAAAAATCGGGCGGTTGCTGTATAACGATTTAGAACGAGCGGTATTGCCTGAGTATTCTGAACTTGTAGATCTAAAAAATAAATTGCTGGAACAGGAATGTCTCGGTGCAATGATGTCAGGTTCGGGATCAACGATGTTTGCGATCGCCGCAGATTTAGATCGCGCCCATCAAATTGCGGAAGCAGTCCGAACCGATGATATTGATGTATGGGTTGTGAAGAGTTTAGTTAGATCGATTTTTGATGCTTAACAATCACAGAAAATAGGCTGAAGCCTATTTTCTGTGATCAATCACTTGTGTCTTGTAAGCGATCACGATCTAGTAACTCAATCTGTGAACCATTGATGGCGATTAAGCCTTCACTACTGAGCCGATATAAAGCCCTAGATAGAGTTGCGGGAATTGTTCCTAAAGTGGCAGCTAGTTGAGTTTTGGTGACATCTAAATTGATGATATGCGCTTGATGAGAGCGATCGCTTAAATCCAATAAGTAAGAAGCTAATCTCTGCGGTACGTCTTTGCATGACAGTTCCTCAACCATATGCGCCAGTTTGCGCGAATGTGTAGCCAGACTCATCAACATATTGATGGCGATCGCAGGATATTGATGGAGCAGTTCTAGAAAAGCTAACCGAGGGAAAAAGATTAATTCTGTATATTCCAAAGCGATCGCGGATGCGGGGAAGCATTTCCCATCGAGGGCAGGAACTTCGGCAAAGTAATCACGCACACCTAGCAAATGCATGATTTGTTCTTTACCGTTAGATGCCATTTTAAATACCTTGACTCTCCCCTCTTGCACCACAAAAAATCCTGTCGCTTCACTGTCTTGGATAAAAATCATTTCTCCCTTTTGAAACTTTTGTAGTTGCGAAATTTGGACTAGTGGCTCAAGTTGCTCTAGGGATAATCCTTGAAAAATTAGAGTTGTTTGTAACCAGTTACTAAATTCGGATTTATTCACTTCTTTCCTGTATTTCATGAAGCGTAAAGCTTTGGATTTATCTTTTGACTTAAATCAAAGGATTTTAGTGGATATGCTCCTATGCTGTCCTCATAAGACAGAAGGAAATCCCATGACAACATTGTTTGAAAAACTTGGTGGTGCTGAGGCTGTTGACCTAGCAGTAGATCGATTCTATGAAAGAGTATTACAAGATGATCGCATCAAACACTTTTTTGCGAATACCGATATGGCAAAACAGCGATCGCACCAAAAAGCCTTTCTCACCTACGCCTTCGGTGGTACGGACAAATACGACGGTCGCTATATGCGCGAAGCTCACAAGGAACTAGTAGAAAAGCAGGGCTTAAACAGTAGTCACTTTGAAGCGGTTGCCGAAGATTTGATGATTACGCTCAAGGATATGGGAGTTGCCGATGAACTCTTGGCAGAAGTGGCGGCAGTAGCGGCGGCTCCACAACATAAAAAAGATGTTTTGAACGGCTAAATATTTGCCAAGATTTCGGCTTTGCCGAAATCTTGGTACAGATAAAAAAGGAGATTAAAGATATGACAACTTTTCAAATCAGTGACACCGTAGGCGACATCGTTCGCGATCGTCCTTCCCTTTCACGATTGTTTGAGCAAGCCAAGGTTGACTATTGCTGTGGTGGTAAGAAAACGCTCGATGAAGCATGTCGTAAACAAGGGATTGATCCTCAAGTATTTCTCACACAGTTAGAAGCGATCGCTACCTCAAGTCAGGAACCAGAACTAAACATCACAACTTTATCTCTGACAGAATTAGCTGATCACATCGAGCAAACCCACCATGCTTACCTCCATACAGAACTTCCTCGTTTGGAACGAATGGTCACAAAAATTGCGGCGGTACATGGCGATCGGGAACCACGTCTACATCAAATTAAGGATATCTTTTTAGCTGTATCCCAAGAGTTAGCAACACATTTGCAGAAAGAAGAACGGATTTTATTCCCAATGATTCGGCAGTTAGAAGCTAGTACAACAACTCCACAATTCCACTGTGGCACGATTGCGAATCCTGTACGTCAAATGGAATTTGAACATGATGATGCGGGTGTTGCACTGGGTCAATTGCGGCAACTCACTGACAATTACATTCCCCCTGACTGGGCTTGCAACACCTATCGCGCCATGCTGGATGGATTACTGAACTTTGAGCAGGATATGCACCAACATATTCATAAGGAAAACAATGTGCTGTTTCCTAAGGCGATCGCTCTAGAACAATCCAAAGCTAATTAGAGACTAAGCGATTAAGGAACATCGGAATTAGCTAATGTGATCCCTTAATAAGAAAGACCTTCCTGCGTAAGCAGGAAGGTCTTTTATTTATCTAGGCATTTACTGTTTCTGTAGTGCGATAGAGCTTCGCGCCAACATTGCGTAACTTCTCTTCAATGCGATCATAACCGCGATCAAGATGATGTAAGCCCATGACTGTAGTTTCACCATCTGCTGCTAGTCCTGCGATAACCAGTGCAGCAGAGGCGCGTAAATCTGTCGCCATCACAGGAGCGCCTGATAATTGAGGTACACCTGTCACTACCGCCACATTATTCTTGAGACGAATATTTGCACCCATGCGATTGAGTTCCGCAACGTGCTGCAAGCGATTTTCAAATACAGTCTCAGTAACTACGCCATTACCTTCGCAGATAGTCAGCAAAGCCATGAACTGCGCCTGCATATCGGTAGGAAATCCAGGGTAAGGCAGCGTTTCGATGTCAACAGCACGATAGCGATCGCCACCAATAACGGTGAGCGTATCTGGGGAATCAATCCGCACAGTCACACCGATATCTTGCAATTTAGAAATGGCGGCGGTGAGGTGCGCGGGAATGACTGGGGACATTGATAAGGTCGATCGTGTAATGGCGGCAGCAACCATGAAAGTTGCGGCTTCAATGCGATCGGGAATGGCGGTGAAGTCAGCAAAATGGAGCCTATCGACACCGTCAATGATGATGGTATTTGTACCAGCACCATGAATTTTTGCCCCCATCGCAATGCAAAGATCCGCAAGATCGATCACTTCAGGTTCTTGGGCAGCATTTTCAATAATCGTTTGACCTTCGGCTAATGTTGCCGCCATCATCAAGGTTTCGGTCGCGCCAACACTGGGGCAATCGAGATAAATTTTTGCACCTTGCAAACGTCCATTACGGCTCTTGGCATGGGCAATCACGATGCCATGCTCAATTTGGACATCCGCCCCCAAAGCTTGTAAACCGCGAACATGCAATTCCACAGGACGCGCCCCAATCGCACAACCTCCGGGGAGAGGCATTTTTGCTGAACCTAATCTTGCTAGTAGTGAACCTAGGGCAAAGAAACTCGCTCGCATTTTGCTGACCAATTCGTAGGGCGCAGAGTTGGTGGTCAGGTTGCTAGTGTCGAGATCGAGGACTTCACCATTGCGAGAAATTTTGACACCGAGGGTTTCGAGAATGTCGCTCATCCGCTCTACATCAGCGAGGTTGGGGACATTGCGAATACGGCAGCCTTCGGAGGATAAGAGTGTGCCTGCCATGAGGGCAAGGATCGAATTTTTTGCACCGCTAATGGGGACATGACCAGATAAAGGGGCTTTACCGATGATGCGGAGGACTGGGGAGTTGGGTTCAATTTGTGGCATTTGCGAAGATTCGAGCGTGGTTGATGCTAATGGCTCAATAATTTGTGAAGCTGTGCCGAGATCCATCGTCGATTGCATAGGCTGTAATGTTGGCTGTAGAGTGCTTGTACCTGCATTGGTTGAACGGTTTGTAGAAATGATCGCCTTATCCTCCTCACATCAGAATTAACGTGGCTAAGAGTCTAGCGGAGTATATCCGATAAACTGTTAACTTTTGTACAGTAAGTGTATTTACTCATTATTAGCGATTAAGCCGTATATGGCTATAGCTGTTGACAATTAGCTATTGGCTGTTGACAAAAAGCTTTTAGCTTTTGGCAATAAGCTTTTTGGAAGGCACTATGATGTCATCGGTTTGCCAATTTAGCAATACGCTTCTTCTATGAAACCTTATCAACACATTTCCATTGCCGATTGTCATGAGCCACTGGTCGCACT containing:
- a CDS encoding response regulator, which translates into the protein MTIESQKNIVLIDDDEHICEVVQFCVEIFSKWKVITARTGQEGLAAIALVRPDAILLDIQMPEMDGFAVLEELQANPHLFNIPVVLLTALVELTEPQNIDRLRVRGAISKPCHPTQISSQISQILGW
- a CDS encoding fatty acid desaturase, yielding MVAIQNSSHTLTPETTLRDIIKTIPSEYFEKKPLRAWLGVLFSVTAAALGYASIAFSPWYLLPFAWIFTGTALTGWFVIGHDCGHRSFSNKSWVNDLVGHIAFLPLLYPFHGWRFKHDHHHLHTNKMGEDNAWYPFTVEQYEEGKGLISNVYRMIRTNFWWLGSILHWANLHFDASLYPERQQEQVKFSYRLVIVFGAIAIPALIYTTGFLGFINFFLMPWLVYHFWMSTFTLVHHTMPDIQFKSPDKWHAATDQLTGTVHCDYPAWVEWLCHDINVHVPHHVSTGIPSYNLRLAHKSLDENWGQYMYKTKFSWELMKDIGDRCHIYDSEKCYKTFAEVDTANKAV
- the pipX gene encoding transcriptional coactivator PipX; translation: MSEHYLNHPTFGLLSRLCRVDEFRSLFTTLYAQRLFFLITNSPEGIQFEPVSRADAKLMVENQMRSLRRLGSDTDQKNLQHIYKRTFSQ
- the ispE gene encoding 4-(cytidine 5'-diphospho)-2-C-methyl-D-erythritol kinase gives rise to the protein MTSRISLKAAAKINLYLEITGNRPDGYHDLVMILQSIDLCDRVDLRKIGTDEIQVTCTNPEVPCDRSNLAYKAAALMQSNFPEIGGVEIAIDKQIPMGAGLAGGSANAAAVLVGIDRLWNLGLTQSQICDLAAQLGSDIPFCVVGGTALATGRGEILSPLPDLKDLVLVICKPRHISISTVWAYQTFRSQSLLTNNPTKHEALSSHMVAVIAAAEESTPAKIGRLLYNDLERAVLPEYSELVDLKNKLLEQECLGAMMSGSGSTMFAIAADLDRAHQIAEAVRTDDIDVWVVKSLVRSIFDA
- a CDS encoding Crp/Fnr family transcriptional regulator produces the protein MKYRKEVNKSEFSNWLQTTLIFQGLSLEQLEPLVQISQLQKFQKGEMIFIQDSEATGFFVVQEGRVKVFKMASNGKEQIMHLLGVRDYFAEVPALDGKCFPASAIALEYTELIFFPRLAFLELLHQYPAIAINMLMSLATHSRKLAHMVEELSCKDVPQRLASYLLDLSDRSHQAHIINLDVTKTQLAATLGTIPATLSRALYRLSSEGLIAINGSQIELLDRDRLQDTSD
- a CDS encoding group I truncated hemoglobin — its product is MTTLFEKLGGAEAVDLAVDRFYERVLQDDRIKHFFANTDMAKQRSHQKAFLTYAFGGTDKYDGRYMREAHKELVEKQGLNSSHFEAVAEDLMITLKDMGVADELLAEVAAVAAAPQHKKDVLNG
- the ric gene encoding iron-sulfur cluster repair di-iron protein; its protein translation is MTTFQISDTVGDIVRDRPSLSRLFEQAKVDYCCGGKKTLDEACRKQGIDPQVFLTQLEAIATSSQEPELNITTLSLTELADHIEQTHHAYLHTELPRLERMVTKIAAVHGDREPRLHQIKDIFLAVSQELATHLQKEERILFPMIRQLEASTTTPQFHCGTIANPVRQMEFEHDDAGVALGQLRQLTDNYIPPDWACNTYRAMLDGLLNFEQDMHQHIHKENNVLFPKAIALEQSKAN
- the murA gene encoding UDP-N-acetylglucosamine 1-carboxyvinyltransferase; the protein is MQSTMDLGTASQIIEPLASTTLESSQMPQIEPNSPVLRIIGKAPLSGHVPISGAKNSILALMAGTLLSSEGCRIRNVPNLADVERMSDILETLGVKISRNGEVLDLDTSNLTTNSAPYELVSKMRASFFALGSLLARLGSAKMPLPGGCAIGARPVELHVRGLQALGADVQIEHGIVIAHAKSRNGRLQGAKIYLDCPSVGATETLMMAATLAEGQTIIENAAQEPEVIDLADLCIAMGAKIHGAGTNTIIIDGVDRLHFADFTAIPDRIEAATFMVAAAITRSTLSMSPVIPAHLTAAISKLQDIGVTVRIDSPDTLTVIGGDRYRAVDIETLPYPGFPTDMQAQFMALLTICEGNGVVTETVFENRLQHVAELNRMGANIRLKNNVAVVTGVPQLSGAPVMATDLRASAALVIAGLAADGETTVMGLHHLDRGYDRIEEKLRNVGAKLYRTTETVNA